Proteins from a single region of Hymenobacter aquaticus:
- a CDS encoding phospho-sugar mutase, whose translation MALTTDIHAKINTWLTGNYDSDTKANIQQLLDAGDEETLNDAFYRDLEFGTGGLRGIMGNGSNRMNRYTLGMATQGLCNYLLKSFPNQEIKVALAHDSRNNSREFARIAANIFSANGIHAYLFSDLRPTPELSFAIRHLGCQSGCVITASHNPKEYNGYKVYWQDGSQVVAPHDKNIIAEVNAIQSPDQVKFQGDESRIHMLGEELDNAYLAQVKTLSINPAAIQRQHDLKIVYTPLHGTGITLVPKALAQLGFTNVSIVEAQATPDGNFPTIQSPNPEEKVAMQMALDQAKAQDADLVIATDPDADRVGIAVKDNRGEWLLVNGNQTAALLTHYLLSARKQAGKMQPNDFIVYTIVTSDVLGDVARAHQVKAYQTLTGFKYIAGIIRDLEGQENYIGGGEESYGYMIGSFVRDKDAVSACALLAEMAAVAKDNGQTLYQAMVEMYATYGLYKEDLISLTKKGQRGAEEIQEMMAGLRANPPKTIAGSPVVELRDYKTGIIRNLQTGEERATGLESSNVLQFILADGSKVSARPSGTEPKIKFYFSVKHPLKSAVDYDQVNQKLGDYINLIIEDMQLR comes from the coding sequence ATGGCCCTGACCACCGACATCCACGCCAAAATCAACACCTGGCTGACCGGCAACTACGACTCCGACACCAAAGCCAACATTCAGCAGCTGCTCGACGCGGGCGACGAGGAAACGCTCAACGACGCGTTTTACCGCGACCTGGAATTCGGGACCGGGGGGCTGCGCGGCATTATGGGCAACGGCTCGAACCGCATGAACCGCTACACCCTGGGCATGGCCACCCAGGGCCTGTGCAACTACCTGCTCAAGTCGTTCCCGAATCAGGAAATCAAGGTGGCCCTGGCCCACGACTCGCGCAACAACAGCCGGGAGTTTGCCCGCATTGCGGCCAACATCTTCTCGGCTAACGGCATTCACGCCTACCTGTTCTCCGACCTGCGCCCCACGCCCGAGCTGTCGTTTGCCATCCGCCACCTGGGCTGCCAGAGCGGCTGCGTGATTACCGCCTCGCACAACCCCAAGGAGTACAACGGCTACAAGGTGTACTGGCAGGACGGCTCCCAGGTGGTAGCCCCCCACGATAAGAACATCATTGCCGAGGTCAACGCCATCCAGAGCCCCGACCAGGTGAAGTTCCAGGGCGACGAGTCCCGGATTCATATGCTGGGCGAAGAGCTGGACAACGCCTACCTGGCCCAGGTCAAAACCCTGAGCATCAACCCCGCCGCCATTCAGCGCCAGCACGATTTGAAAATCGTGTACACGCCCCTGCACGGCACCGGCATTACCTTGGTGCCCAAGGCCCTGGCCCAGCTGGGCTTTACCAACGTGAGCATCGTGGAAGCCCAGGCTACGCCCGACGGCAACTTCCCCACGATCCAGTCGCCCAACCCGGAGGAAAAAGTGGCCATGCAGATGGCCCTCGACCAGGCCAAGGCCCAGGATGCCGACCTGGTTATTGCCACCGACCCCGACGCCGACCGGGTGGGCATTGCCGTGAAAGACAACCGCGGCGAGTGGCTGCTGGTGAACGGCAACCAGACCGCTGCCCTGCTCACGCACTACCTGCTCTCGGCCCGTAAGCAGGCTGGCAAGATGCAGCCCAACGACTTCATCGTCTACACCATCGTCACCAGCGACGTACTCGGCGACGTGGCCCGGGCCCATCAGGTGAAGGCCTACCAGACGCTGACCGGCTTCAAGTACATTGCCGGCATCATCCGCGACCTGGAAGGCCAGGAAAACTACATCGGCGGCGGCGAGGAAAGCTACGGCTACATGATTGGCTCCTTCGTGCGCGATAAGGACGCCGTATCGGCCTGCGCCCTGCTGGCCGAAATGGCCGCCGTGGCCAAAGACAACGGCCAGACCTTGTACCAGGCTATGGTGGAGATGTACGCCACCTACGGTCTGTACAAGGAAGACCTGATTTCGCTGACCAAGAAAGGCCAGCGCGGGGCCGAGGAAATCCAGGAAATGATGGCCGGCCTGCGCGCCAACCCGCCGAAAACCATTGCCGGCTCGCCCGTAGTAGAGCTGCGCGACTACAAAACCGGCATCATCCGGAACCTGCAAACCGGCGAAGAGCGGGCCACCGGCCTGGAAAGCTCCAACGTGCTCCAGTTCATCCTGGCCGACGGCAGCAAAGTCTCGGCCCGTCCCTCGGGCACCGAGCCCAAAATCAAGTTCTACTTCAGCGTGAAGCACCCCCTCAAGTCGGCCGTCGACTACGACCAGGTCAACCAGAAGCTGGGCGACTACATCAACCTCATCATCGAGGACATGCAGCTGCGGTAA
- a CDS encoding nuclear transport factor 2 family protein yields MKRTLCLLFFALSCTLAVGQQKAAAKAADSEKTKAALIQLDQDWGAATVRNDLAFVQKLVADDCLFTEADGTVGTKAEMMADMQSGKSKTISNQPTEYNVRLFGPDMAVIRHNITTTGTENGKDASGEFRRMHVLVRRDGRWQVIDSQSVRVGPVSMASKP; encoded by the coding sequence ATGAAACGCACCCTTTGTCTATTGTTCTTCGCCCTAAGCTGTACCCTGGCCGTGGGGCAGCAAAAAGCCGCCGCGAAGGCCGCGGACTCCGAAAAGACCAAAGCCGCCCTGATTCAGCTCGACCAGGACTGGGGCGCCGCCACAGTCCGCAACGACCTGGCCTTCGTGCAGAAGCTGGTGGCCGACGACTGCCTGTTTACCGAAGCCGACGGCACCGTGGGCACCAAGGCCGAAATGATGGCCGACATGCAGTCGGGCAAGTCCAAGACGATTAGCAACCAGCCCACCGAGTACAACGTGCGCCTCTTCGGCCCCGATATGGCCGTTATCCGGCACAACATCACCACCACCGGCACCGAAAACGGCAAAGACGCCAGTGGCGAGTTTCGCCGCATGCACGTGCTGGTGCGCCGCGACGGCCGCTGGCAGGTCATCGACAGCCAATCGGTGCGGGTAGGACCCGTCTCGATGGCCTCCAAGCCGTAA